The following coding sequences lie in one Populus nigra chromosome 15, ddPopNigr1.1, whole genome shotgun sequence genomic window:
- the LOC133674516 gene encoding squamosa promoter-binding-like protein 12 isoform X3: MDWNSTASEGNWENIAGLSAKASDIPKQVPLAYHETQGDGAIDKAITYSSGGGLSSSDLWHCSSSKSSVSPSVDSSLKGGIKTYSTADGFPGVIIRKDLTRVESTENIPSLGASASSGEPVIGLKLGKRMYFEDICTTSTAKSSSSSIVSTSCTATTKRSRASYPSTQSPRCQVEGCNLDLKSAKDYHRRHRICEKHSKSPKVIVAGMERRFCQQCSRFHELSEFDDKKRSCRRRLSDHNARRRRPQPEAIRFNSARPSSSPSSFYGCHFNFKGNSTWQSECGFKVTHAGDFFIRPAKAGGIHRQLSYPCNEVPDAASTIPTDSDKILSFERSTPQVFSQGFEGSALTSNIEVAPDLRRALSLLSTTSWGSNEHGSTSLDQLMLANQTSMTQPMINAELQNCPVASSENARMEQASLESRVHSLDLHDNGNIQLQEFQLLKAPYATGCFYSNQFS; encoded by the exons ATGGACTGGAACTCCACTGCATCTGAGGGGAACTGGGAGAACATAGCAGGGTTAAGTGCCAAGGCTAGTGACATTCCAAAGCAAGTACCATTGGCATACCATGAGACACAGGGAGATGGAGCAATTGATAAAGCGATAACTTATTCGTCTGGTGGTGGTTTATCAAGCTCTGATTTGTGGCATTGCTCTTCATCCAAGAGCTCAGTTTCACCCTCTGTCGACTCTTCATTGAAGGGGGGGATCAAGACTTATAGCACTGCAGATGGTTTTCCTGGAGTTATCATTAGAAAGGACTTGACTAGGGTAGAAAGTACTGAGAATATTCCATCTCTGGGTGCTTCTGCTAGCTCTGGTGAACCAGTAATTGGCTTGAAGCTTGGTAAACGGATGTACTTTGAAGACATTTGTACAACCAGCACTGCCAAATCATCGTCTTCATCCATTGTTTCCACTTCCTGTACTGCTACAACAAAGAGATCTAGGGCATCATATCCAAGTACACAGTCTCCACGTTGCCAGGTGGAAGGATGCAACCTTGATCTCAAGTCAGCTAAAGATTACCATCGCAGGCATAGAATCTGTGAAAAACATTCCAAAAGCCCAAAGGTTATTGTTGCTGGCATGGAACGCCGATTTTGCCAACAGTGCAGCAG gTTCCATGAATTATCAGAGTTTGATGACAAGAAGCGAAGCTGTCGTAGACGTCTCTCTGATCACAATGCAAGGCGGCGGAGGCCACAACCTGAGGCAATCCGGTTCAATTCAGCAAggccatcatcatcaccatcatcattttATGGTtgtcatttcaatttcaaag GAAATTCAACTTGGCAAAGCGAGTGCGGCTTTAAAGTCACTCATGCcggagatttttttattaggccTGCAAAAGCAGGGGGCATCCATAGGCAGCTTAGCTATCCCTGCAATGAAGTGCCAGATGCAGCTTCAACAATACCAACAGACTCGGATAAAATTCTCTCTTTTGAGAGAAGTACACCCCAGGTCTTTAGTCAAG gttTCGAGGGGTCTGCATTAACTTCTAACATTGAGGTAGCACCAGATCTTCGGCGTGCTCTCTCTCTTCTGTCAACCACTTCTTGGGGCTCGAATGAGCATGGATCCACCTCTCTGGATCAACTGATGCTTGCAAACCAAACAAGCATGACACAGCCAATGATAAATGCTGAACTCCAAAATTGTCCAGTTGCTTCATCAGAAAATGCACGGATGGAACAAGCATCCCTTGAGTCTCGGGTGCATTCTTTGGATTTACATGACAATGGAAACATCCAGTTGCAAGAGTTTCAGCTGCTCAAAGCACCCTATGCTACCGGCTGCTTTTATTCCAATCAATTCAGCTAA
- the LOC133674516 gene encoding squamosa promoter-binding-like protein 12 isoform X4, translating to MDWNSTASEGNWENIAGLSAKASDIPKQVPLAYHETQGDGAIDKAITYSSGGGLSSSDLWHCSSSKSSVSPSVDSSLKGGIKTYSTADGFPGVIIRKDLTRVESTENIPSLGASASSGEPVIGLKLGKRMYFEDICTTSTAKSSSSSIVSTSCTATTKRSRASYPSTQSPRCQVEGCNLDLKSAKDYHRRHRICEKHSKSPKVIVAGMERRFCQQCSRFHELSEFDDKKRSCRRRLSDHNARRRRPQPEAIRFNSARPSSSPSSFYGNSTWQSECGFKVTHAGDFFIRPAKAGGIHRQLSYPCNEVPDAASTIPTDSDKILSFERSTPQVFSQGFEGSALTSNIEVAPDLRRALSLLSTTSWGSNEHGSTSLDQLMLANQTSMTQPMINAELQNCPVASSENARMEQASLESRVHSLDLHDNGNIQLQEFQLLKAPYATGCFYSNQFS from the exons ATGGACTGGAACTCCACTGCATCTGAGGGGAACTGGGAGAACATAGCAGGGTTAAGTGCCAAGGCTAGTGACATTCCAAAGCAAGTACCATTGGCATACCATGAGACACAGGGAGATGGAGCAATTGATAAAGCGATAACTTATTCGTCTGGTGGTGGTTTATCAAGCTCTGATTTGTGGCATTGCTCTTCATCCAAGAGCTCAGTTTCACCCTCTGTCGACTCTTCATTGAAGGGGGGGATCAAGACTTATAGCACTGCAGATGGTTTTCCTGGAGTTATCATTAGAAAGGACTTGACTAGGGTAGAAAGTACTGAGAATATTCCATCTCTGGGTGCTTCTGCTAGCTCTGGTGAACCAGTAATTGGCTTGAAGCTTGGTAAACGGATGTACTTTGAAGACATTTGTACAACCAGCACTGCCAAATCATCGTCTTCATCCATTGTTTCCACTTCCTGTACTGCTACAACAAAGAGATCTAGGGCATCATATCCAAGTACACAGTCTCCACGTTGCCAGGTGGAAGGATGCAACCTTGATCTCAAGTCAGCTAAAGATTACCATCGCAGGCATAGAATCTGTGAAAAACATTCCAAAAGCCCAAAGGTTATTGTTGCTGGCATGGAACGCCGATTTTGCCAACAGTGCAGCAG gTTCCATGAATTATCAGAGTTTGATGACAAGAAGCGAAGCTGTCGTAGACGTCTCTCTGATCACAATGCAAGGCGGCGGAGGCCACAACCTGAGGCAATCCGGTTCAATTCAGCAAggccatcatcatcaccatcatcattttATG GAAATTCAACTTGGCAAAGCGAGTGCGGCTTTAAAGTCACTCATGCcggagatttttttattaggccTGCAAAAGCAGGGGGCATCCATAGGCAGCTTAGCTATCCCTGCAATGAAGTGCCAGATGCAGCTTCAACAATACCAACAGACTCGGATAAAATTCTCTCTTTTGAGAGAAGTACACCCCAGGTCTTTAGTCAAG gttTCGAGGGGTCTGCATTAACTTCTAACATTGAGGTAGCACCAGATCTTCGGCGTGCTCTCTCTCTTCTGTCAACCACTTCTTGGGGCTCGAATGAGCATGGATCCACCTCTCTGGATCAACTGATGCTTGCAAACCAAACAAGCATGACACAGCCAATGATAAATGCTGAACTCCAAAATTGTCCAGTTGCTTCATCAGAAAATGCACGGATGGAACAAGCATCCCTTGAGTCTCGGGTGCATTCTTTGGATTTACATGACAATGGAAACATCCAGTTGCAAGAGTTTCAGCTGCTCAAAGCACCCTATGCTACCGGCTGCTTTTATTCCAATCAATTCAGCTAA
- the LOC133674516 gene encoding squamosa promoter-binding-like protein 12 isoform X1 has translation MDWNSTASEGNWENIAGLSAKASDIPKQVPLAYHETQGDGAIDKAITYSSGGGLSSSDLWHCSSSKSSVSPSVDSSLKGGIKTYSTADGFPGVIIRKDLTRVESTENIPSLGASASSGEPVIGLKLGKRMYFEDICTTSTAKSSSSSIVSTSCTATTKRSRASYPSTQSPRCQVEGCNLDLKSAKDYHRRHRICEKHSKSPKVIVAGMERRFCQQCSRFHELSEFDDKKRSCRRRLSDHNARRRRPQPEAIRFNSARPSSSPSSFYGCHFNFKDGRQQMNVVLNRVPFLAGNSTWQSECGFKVTHAGDFFIRPAKAGGIHRQLSYPCNEVPDAASTIPTDSDKILSFERSTPQVFSQGFEGSALTSNIEVAPDLRRALSLLSTTSWGSNEHGSTSLDQLMLANQTSMTQPMINAELQNCPVASSENARMEQASLESRVHSLDLHDNGNIQLQEFQLLKAPYATGCFYSNQFS, from the exons ATGGACTGGAACTCCACTGCATCTGAGGGGAACTGGGAGAACATAGCAGGGTTAAGTGCCAAGGCTAGTGACATTCCAAAGCAAGTACCATTGGCATACCATGAGACACAGGGAGATGGAGCAATTGATAAAGCGATAACTTATTCGTCTGGTGGTGGTTTATCAAGCTCTGATTTGTGGCATTGCTCTTCATCCAAGAGCTCAGTTTCACCCTCTGTCGACTCTTCATTGAAGGGGGGGATCAAGACTTATAGCACTGCAGATGGTTTTCCTGGAGTTATCATTAGAAAGGACTTGACTAGGGTAGAAAGTACTGAGAATATTCCATCTCTGGGTGCTTCTGCTAGCTCTGGTGAACCAGTAATTGGCTTGAAGCTTGGTAAACGGATGTACTTTGAAGACATTTGTACAACCAGCACTGCCAAATCATCGTCTTCATCCATTGTTTCCACTTCCTGTACTGCTACAACAAAGAGATCTAGGGCATCATATCCAAGTACACAGTCTCCACGTTGCCAGGTGGAAGGATGCAACCTTGATCTCAAGTCAGCTAAAGATTACCATCGCAGGCATAGAATCTGTGAAAAACATTCCAAAAGCCCAAAGGTTATTGTTGCTGGCATGGAACGCCGATTTTGCCAACAGTGCAGCAG gTTCCATGAATTATCAGAGTTTGATGACAAGAAGCGAAGCTGTCGTAGACGTCTCTCTGATCACAATGCAAGGCGGCGGAGGCCACAACCTGAGGCAATCCGGTTCAATTCAGCAAggccatcatcatcaccatcatcattttATGGTtgtcatttcaatttcaaag ATGGTAGACAGCAGATGAATGTTGTATTGAATAGGGTGCCTTTCCTGGCAGGAAATTCAACTTGGCAAAGCGAGTGCGGCTTTAAAGTCACTCATGCcggagatttttttattaggccTGCAAAAGCAGGGGGCATCCATAGGCAGCTTAGCTATCCCTGCAATGAAGTGCCAGATGCAGCTTCAACAATACCAACAGACTCGGATAAAATTCTCTCTTTTGAGAGAAGTACACCCCAGGTCTTTAGTCAAG gttTCGAGGGGTCTGCATTAACTTCTAACATTGAGGTAGCACCAGATCTTCGGCGTGCTCTCTCTCTTCTGTCAACCACTTCTTGGGGCTCGAATGAGCATGGATCCACCTCTCTGGATCAACTGATGCTTGCAAACCAAACAAGCATGACACAGCCAATGATAAATGCTGAACTCCAAAATTGTCCAGTTGCTTCATCAGAAAATGCACGGATGGAACAAGCATCCCTTGAGTCTCGGGTGCATTCTTTGGATTTACATGACAATGGAAACATCCAGTTGCAAGAGTTTCAGCTGCTCAAAGCACCCTATGCTACCGGCTGCTTTTATTCCAATCAATTCAGCTAA
- the LOC133674516 gene encoding squamosa promoter-binding-like protein 12 isoform X2 — protein sequence MDWNSTASEGNWENIAGLSAKASDIPKQVPLAYHETQGDGAIDKAITYSSGGGLSSSDLWHCSSSKSSVSPSVDSSLKGGIKTYSTADGFPGVIIRKDLTRVESTENIPSLGASASSGEPVIGLKLGKRMYFEDICTTSTAKSSSSSIVSTSCTATTKRSRASYPSTQSPRCQVEGCNLDLKSAKDYHRRHRICEKHSKSPKVIVAGMERRFCQQCSRFHELSEFDDKKRSCRRRLSDHNARRRRPQPEAIRFNSARPSSSPSSFYDGRQQMNVVLNRVPFLAGNSTWQSECGFKVTHAGDFFIRPAKAGGIHRQLSYPCNEVPDAASTIPTDSDKILSFERSTPQVFSQGFEGSALTSNIEVAPDLRRALSLLSTTSWGSNEHGSTSLDQLMLANQTSMTQPMINAELQNCPVASSENARMEQASLESRVHSLDLHDNGNIQLQEFQLLKAPYATGCFYSNQFS from the exons ATGGACTGGAACTCCACTGCATCTGAGGGGAACTGGGAGAACATAGCAGGGTTAAGTGCCAAGGCTAGTGACATTCCAAAGCAAGTACCATTGGCATACCATGAGACACAGGGAGATGGAGCAATTGATAAAGCGATAACTTATTCGTCTGGTGGTGGTTTATCAAGCTCTGATTTGTGGCATTGCTCTTCATCCAAGAGCTCAGTTTCACCCTCTGTCGACTCTTCATTGAAGGGGGGGATCAAGACTTATAGCACTGCAGATGGTTTTCCTGGAGTTATCATTAGAAAGGACTTGACTAGGGTAGAAAGTACTGAGAATATTCCATCTCTGGGTGCTTCTGCTAGCTCTGGTGAACCAGTAATTGGCTTGAAGCTTGGTAAACGGATGTACTTTGAAGACATTTGTACAACCAGCACTGCCAAATCATCGTCTTCATCCATTGTTTCCACTTCCTGTACTGCTACAACAAAGAGATCTAGGGCATCATATCCAAGTACACAGTCTCCACGTTGCCAGGTGGAAGGATGCAACCTTGATCTCAAGTCAGCTAAAGATTACCATCGCAGGCATAGAATCTGTGAAAAACATTCCAAAAGCCCAAAGGTTATTGTTGCTGGCATGGAACGCCGATTTTGCCAACAGTGCAGCAG gTTCCATGAATTATCAGAGTTTGATGACAAGAAGCGAAGCTGTCGTAGACGTCTCTCTGATCACAATGCAAGGCGGCGGAGGCCACAACCTGAGGCAATCCGGTTCAATTCAGCAAggccatcatcatcaccatcatcattttATG ATGGTAGACAGCAGATGAATGTTGTATTGAATAGGGTGCCTTTCCTGGCAGGAAATTCAACTTGGCAAAGCGAGTGCGGCTTTAAAGTCACTCATGCcggagatttttttattaggccTGCAAAAGCAGGGGGCATCCATAGGCAGCTTAGCTATCCCTGCAATGAAGTGCCAGATGCAGCTTCAACAATACCAACAGACTCGGATAAAATTCTCTCTTTTGAGAGAAGTACACCCCAGGTCTTTAGTCAAG gttTCGAGGGGTCTGCATTAACTTCTAACATTGAGGTAGCACCAGATCTTCGGCGTGCTCTCTCTCTTCTGTCAACCACTTCTTGGGGCTCGAATGAGCATGGATCCACCTCTCTGGATCAACTGATGCTTGCAAACCAAACAAGCATGACACAGCCAATGATAAATGCTGAACTCCAAAATTGTCCAGTTGCTTCATCAGAAAATGCACGGATGGAACAAGCATCCCTTGAGTCTCGGGTGCATTCTTTGGATTTACATGACAATGGAAACATCCAGTTGCAAGAGTTTCAGCTGCTCAAAGCACCCTATGCTACCGGCTGCTTTTATTCCAATCAATTCAGCTAA